Proteins encoded together in one Xenopus laevis strain J_2021 chromosome 6L, Xenopus_laevis_v10.1, whole genome shotgun sequence window:
- the LOC121394680 gene encoding LOW QUALITY PROTEIN: uncharacterized protein LOC121394680 (The sequence of the model RefSeq protein was modified relative to this genomic sequence to represent the inferred CDS: substituted 1 base at 1 genomic stop codon), producing MASYKRQSKEQLSRLCEERGIAVANQTKEWLIASLVESDQESSTGQVGQTMDIAIGQYHSDESGSNSSQSGTGSSLQLVLQQLGSSDPNLRLQLILQYQQAEAAAAERQASAEREAAERQAEREAAAAAAAAEREAAERQAERQFQLEMARLQKGTAPPHSSDSREANVFKPRLENFPVMEKDGDLDTFLRGFEKTCRQFHLPREQWASFLTPGLKGKALEVFADLPLEYDGDYDEIKKALIRHFNLTPEVHRKKFRSLQRGAHDSYTDVVGRLRITFHQWVQGRSVSTFTELEDLMILDQFLCICPVEVQQFVLDREPKTADQAAQIADAYTANRMPVSRKPIPNPGSHSWKGGKPGGSPSFPSYKPGGSAAAPASSPGVRPGQVDARRCFICNKVGHLSHVCPDKRKPTPPGKPPGPSPSVLFVAGTEGSHKDNLQPVTVGTQVTVGLRDTGAEVTLVRPELVNCEDIIPGKTMAVTGFGGVHPAVPMARVYLDWGAGRGLREVGVSDTIPTNVLLGTDLGRLVSQYVPAGDPLEPAEPYVNPAHLQVSDNDVDCDGGWEGNQDVFACNSVLEPAESPCIDLGGGEVYVPSLSRGENNFTGSVGGFPVASHCDVGGGNLPCVAAVTRQQSVRASQYQTGATGLEGLSLSGEEGPSEGSPLPVALLCPDPEDRGVPASGALLTLTPDPRFEASGREFEAALLTDASLEKMRGLAAQPPAETDKERIYWHENRLYRESMPTTTQEKWVSDRQLVVPLQFREQLLRIAHEIPLAGHLGVQKTKARLVHNFYWPNMGTDIANYCRSCHTCQRVGKNGDMGRAPLVPLPVIDEPFQRVAVDLIGPLAIPSSSGKRFILTVVDYATRYPEAVALSSIRADKVADALLSIFSRVGFPKEMLTDQGTQFMSNLMQCLCKKIQVNHLIASPYHPQTNGLCERFNGTLKHMLKTFVESQGKDWERYLPHLLFAYREVPQASTGFSPFELLYGRRVRGPLDLVREAWEGKLDTPEVSVVEYVIRFREKMEALTGLAHNNVTQAQAYQKQWYDRHARERVYEAGQKVWVLVPMRQNKLQAAWEGPYTILERANDVNYVIALDEDGKRKKVYHVNMIKAHYEREVSVMPVCGMAEESGSDPLLDLVAMAQGTEGIGGSQVSSMLTVNQRTQVMGLLNSYVSTFSGKPGRTSLAIHHVDTGDTRPIRQMAYRVSLEVKANLQLXIEEMIGLGVIVPSHSPWASPVVLVPKKDGTTRFCVDYRKLNLVTTFDAYPMPRIDELLDQLAGAQYITIMDLSRGYWQIPMSPDAQERSAFITPFGLYEFQTMPFGMKNAPATFQRLVNQLLGGLEGFAVAYLDDIAIFSNSWEEHLGHLSQVLDRIQGAGLTIKPEKCQIGMTEVQYLGHRVGSGTLRPEPGKVEAITNWPTPKTKKQVMSFLGTAGYYRKFVPNYSALAKPLTDLTKKKLPRLVEWTADCDQAFKTLKTSLASAPVLQAPDFTRRFVVQTDASNYGLGAVLSQVNSKGEEHPVIYLSRKLLPREVAYATVEKECLAVVWALQKLQPYLYGRNFTVITDHNPLSWLNKVAGDNGKLLRWSLILQQYDFTIQHKKGSEHGNADGLSRQGDCAELVGTGEGR from the coding sequence ATGGCATCCTACAAGAGGCAGAGCAAGGAACAGCTGTCCAGACTCTGTGAGGAGAGAGGGATTGCAGTAGCAAATCAGACCAAGGAATGGCTTATTGCATCCCTGGTTGAAAGTGACCAAGAGTCCAGCACTGGGCAGGTGGGCCAAACCATGGACATTGCTATTGGCCAGTACCACTCTGATGAGAGTGGCAGCAACAGTTCGCAGAGTGGTACAGGATCTTCTCTGCAACTGGTTTTGCAGCAGCTGGGCTCATCGGACCCTAACTTACGGCTACAACTTATACTGCAATACCAGCAGGCcgaggctgcagcagcagaacgcCAGGCCTcagcagagagggaggcagcTGAGCGCCAAGCCGAgagggaagcagcagcagcagcagcagcagcagagagggaggcagcTGAGCGCCAAGCAGAACGACAATTCCAGCTGGAGATGGCACGGCTCCAAAAAGGTACTGCCCCACCTCACAGCAGTGACTCCCGGGAGGCCAATGTCTTCAAACCCCGTCTGGAGAATTTTCCCGTGATGGAGAAGGATGGGGATCTGGACACTTTTCTGAGGGGGTTTGAAAAAACCTGCAGGCAATTTCATTTACCCCGTGAGCAGTGGGCAAGTTTCCTGACCCCAGGGCTTAAGGGCAAAGCTCTGGAAGTTTTTGCGGACCTTCCACTAGAATATGATGGGGactatgatgaaataaaaaaagctttaattagGCACTTTAACCTCACCCCAGAGGTACACCGCAAGAAATTCAGGAGTCTACAGCGTGGGGCGCACGACAGCTACACTGATGTGGTTGGGAGGCTGAGAATCACCTTCCATCAGTGGGTGCAGGGTCGCAGTGTCTCAACATTTACAGAATTGGAGGACCTGATGATACTGGACCAGTTCCTGTGTATCTGTCCAGTGGAAGTCCAGCAGTTTGTCCTTGACCGTGAGCCCAAAACTGCTGATCAGGCAGCACAAATTGCAGATGCATATACTGCAAACCGGATGCCAGTATCCAGGAAGCCTATTCCAAACCCAGGGTCCCATAGCTGGAAAGGAGGAAAGCCAGGAGGAAGCCCCTCCTTCCCTTCTTACAAACCGGGGGGATCTGCAGCTGCTCCTGCAAGTAGCCCAGGGGTAAGGCCGGGACAGGTGGATGCACGCCgctgttttatatgtaataaggTGGGCCACCTTAGTCATGTCTGCCCTGACAAAAGGAAACCTACACCACCTGGAAAACCCCCTGGCCCATCTCcttctgttttgtttgttgcTGGGACAGAGGGGAGCCACAAGGACAATCTGCAGCCGGTTACCGTGGGCACTCAGGTAACTGTGGGACTCAGAGACACAGGAGCAGAGGTGACTTTAGTGCGCCCAGAGCTAGTAAACTGTGAGGATATTATTCCCGGGAAGACCATGGCTGTCACAGGATTTGGGGGAGTCCATCCTGCAGTGCCCATGGCACGGGTTTACCTGGattggggagcagggagggggttgcGGGAGGTAGGGGTGTCGGATACCATCCCTACTAATGTGTTACTGGGTACTGACTTGGGCAGGTTGGTGTCACAGTATGTGCCCGCAGGGGACCCTCTGGAGCCAGCAGAGCCCTACGTGAATCCTGCTCATCTACAGGTATCTGATAATGATGTTGATTGTGatgggggctgggagggaaatcaggaTGTGTTTGCATGCaattctgtattagagccagCTGAATCCCCATGCATAGACCTGGGGGGAGGGGAAGTGTATGTCCCATCTCTATCTCGGGGGGAGAACAATTTCACAGGGAGTGTAGGGGGATTCCCAGTAGCAAGCCACTGTGATGTGGGAGGGGGGAACCTCCCTTGTGTTGCAGCAGTAACCCGGCAGCAGTCTGTAAGGGCAAGCCAGTATCAGACTGGGGCTACAGGGCTGGAGGGTCTGTCACTGAGTGGGGAGGAGGGCCCCTCTGAAGGAAGTCCCCTGCCTGTAGCGTTGCTGTGTCCTGACCCAGAGGACAGGGGGGTTCCAGCTTCTGGGGCCCTGCTCACACTCACACCAGATCCCAGGTTTGAGGCAAGCGGTCGGGAATTTGAGGCAGCCCTCCTGACCGATGCCAGCCTCGAAAAGATGAGAGGCCTTGCAGCCCAACCCCCTGCTGAGACTGATAAAGAAAGAATATACTGGCATGAAAATAGGTTGTACAGGGAATCCATGCCTACAACTACACAAGAGAAGTGGGTAAGTGACAGGCAACTAGTGGTGCCTTTGCAATTTAGGGAACAGCTTCTAAGAATAGCTCATGAAATCCCCCTAGCTGGGCATTTAGGGGTACAGAAAACCAAGGCCCGTTTAGTACATAATTTCTATTGGCCTAACATGGGTACAGACATTGCCAATTACTGTCGTTCGTGCCACACTTGTCAGCGAGTGGGGAAAAATGGAGATATGGGAAGGGCCCCATTAGTTCCGTTACCAGTTATTGATGAACCCTTCCAAAGGGTAGCTGTGGATCTCATAGGGCCCTTAGCTATACCCAGCAGTTCAGGGAAACGGTTTATTCTCACTGTGGTAGACTATGCTACCCGGTACCCAGAAGCAGTAGCCCTATCCTCCATCCGGGCAGACAAGGTTGCTGATGCCCTCTTAAGCATATTTTCAAGAGTGGGGTTTCCCAAAGAAATGCTCACTGATCAGGGGACTCAATTCATGTCTAACCTGATGCAGTGCCTGTGTAAGAAAATACAGGTGAACCACCTAATTGCCAGCCCATACCACCCCCAGACTAACGGCCTGTGTGAACGTTTTAATGGCACCCTAAAGCATATGCTAAAGACCTTTGTAGAATCCCAAGGGAAGGACTGGGAGCGTTATCTCCCACACCTCCTATTTGCCTACAGAGAGGTACCACAGGCATCCACTGGCTTTTCCCCATTTGAACTGTTATATGGGCGGAGGGTACGTGGCCCCTTAGATCTGGTAAGGGAGGCATGGGAAGGCAAGCTAGATACTCCTGAGGTGTCAGTAGTTGAATATGTAATAAGATTCCGGGAAAAGATGGAGGCATTGACGGGATTGGCACATAACAATGTAACCCAGGCACAGGCCTACCAGAAACAATGGTATGATCGCCATGCCAGAGAAAGGGTTTATGAAGCAGGACAGAAGGTGTGGGTCCTGGTGCCAATGCGTCAGAATAAGCTACAGGCTGCCTGGGAAGGCCCATACACTATTCTAGAACGGGCTAATGATGTGAATTACGTAATTGCCCTAGATGAAGatgggaaaagaaaaaaggtctatcatgtaaacatgatCAAGGCCCATTATGAGCGGGAGGTCTCTGTAATGCCGGTTTGTGGTATGGCTGAGGAATCAGGTTCTGATCCTTTACTAGATTTAGTTGCGATGGCCCAGGGAACAGAGGGCATAGGAGGGTCACAGGTCAGCAGCATGCTCACCGTTAACCAAAGAACTCAGGTGATGGGGTTACTTAACTCTTATGTTAGTACGTTCTCCGGAAAGCCTGGCAGAACCTCACTAGCCATACACCATGTAGACACCGGGGATACTCGCCCTATCAGGCAGATGGCCTACCGGGTATCCCTGGAAGTAAAGGCGAACCTGCAGCTGTAAATAGAGGAGATGATAGGGCTTGGTGTAATTGTGCCATCCCACAGCCCATGGGCTTCCCCTGTAGTTCTAGTTCCAAAGAAGGATGGTACTACTCGGTTTTGTGTGGACTACAGGAAACTAAATTTAGTCACCACCTTTGACGCATATCCTATGCCCAGGATAGATGAATTGTTGGATCAGTTGGCTGGCGCCCAGTACATTACAATAATGGACTTAAGTAGGGGATACTGGCAAATCCCAATGTCTCCAGATGCACAGGAAAGGTCAGCATTTATAACACCTTTTGGGTTGTATGAGTTCCAAACAATGCCCTTTGGCATGAAAAACGCCCCCGCCACGTTTCAAAGATTGGTAAATCAACTACTGGGTGGACTAGAAGGCTTTGCGGTGGCATACCTAGATGATATCGCCATCTTTAGCAACTCTTGGGAGGAGCATCTGGGTCATCTGTCCCAAGTGCTAGACAGGATCCAGGGGGCAGGCTTAACTATTAAGCCTGAGAAATGCCAAATAGGGATGACTGAAGTGCAGTACTTGGGACACAGAGTGGGGAGCGGTACACTTCGTCCTGAGCCGGGGAAAGTAGAGGCAATTACAAATTGGCCCACCCCTAAGACAAAGAAGCAAGTAATGTCCTTTCTGGGCACTGCGGGGTACTATAGGAAATTTGTCCCAAATTACAGCGCCTTGGCCAAACCCCTAACGGACCTGACCAAAAAGAAGCTACCCCGTCTAGTGGAATGGACAGCCGATTGTGACCAGGCTTTTAAGACCCTAAAGACTAGCCTGGCCAGTGCCCCTGTTCTACAAGCTCCTGACTTTACCCGCAGATTTGTGGTACAGACTGATGCTTCTAACTATGGCCTGGGAGCTGTCCTAAGCCAGGTTAATAGTAAAGGGGAAGAACATCCTGTTATATACCTGAGCAGGAAACTGTTACCCAGGGAAGTGGCCTATGCCActgtagagaaggaatgtttagcTGTAGTTTGGGCCTTGCAGAAAttacaaccctatctctatgggCGCAATTTCACGGTTATCACAGACCACAATCCACTAAGCTGGTTAAACAAAGTAGCTGGGGATAATGGGAAACTCCTCAGATGGAGTTTAATCCTTCAGCAATATGACTTCACTATACAGCACAAAAAGGGCAGTGAGCATGGGAATGCGGATGGTCTTTCCAGACAGGGAGACTGTGCTGAGCTAGTGGGCACAGGGGAAGGCCGATAG